Below is a genomic region from Crocosphaera sp. UHCC 0190.
ATTAGATCAACCCCCCGCCACCCTACCCCAGTGGTTAATTCTCAGTGGTATGGCCTTTTGTTTAGTCTTTGGGACTTGGGCTTGGTTTGGCACCATTGAAGAAGTAGGGAAAGCTCAAGGAAAGTTAGTCCCGGAAGGCGAAACCTACAAAATTCAACCTATTGAATTAGGCAAAGTCACCCAAATTTCGGTTAAAGAAGGACAAACTGTTCAAGCCGGCCAACTCCTCGTGGAATTAGACACGGAACTCGCCCAAAAAGAAATAGAGCGACTACAACAAGCCATTACCGCTTACTATTTGGAGTTCAGCCAAAAACAAACCTTACAAGAGCGCATTCAATTAGAAGCTAAAACCGCAGAGGCCATCTCTGCGGCGGAACTACAGGCACAACAAGCAGTAATTGCCAATACCAAAGAAAAAATTGCCACCATTCGCCAATTGCTGGCCCAACAGCAAACCGAAGCGGTGGCTTATCAATCACGACAAAGAGATTTACAACCCCTTTCTAGTACGGCTCAAGAAAAGCTCAGTCAATTACAAGCAGAGAAAATCGCTCATCAGGAGCGCATTGCCAGACTGCTACCCCTGCAAGAAGAGGGGGCTGTTTCTCAAGACTATATCTTTCAGGCCGAACAAGCTCTCAGAGAAACAGAGCAGCGCATTACCAGCAGTCAACTCCAGGAAGTAACCAGTGCCAATGAACAAATGTTTCAAGCCAACCAAGCGATGCGAGATTTGCAATCTCATGTTACGGAAAATCGAGGGGAATTATTAACTGCTTATCAAGGTGTTCAACAGGCCCAGGCAGAGTTAACGGGGAAGAAAGCTGAAGCGCAACGGGCGCAATTAGAAGCTTCCCAGAGAATCCAGCAGCTTGCGGTAGAAATTACCCAACTTCAAGGCAAAATTGCCGAGAGCAAAAATCTGTTGGTAGCGGCCCAAGCCAAACTGAAATACAGATATCTTAGGGCCCCTGTCAGTGGCACGGTTTTATCCCTCAACTTGAAAAATGCTGGTCAAGTCTTAGAAGCGGGGCAAACTGTTGCTGAAATTGCCCCAGAAGGAACTCCTTTGGTGGTTTCTGCGGTTCTTCCAACTCAAGAAGCAGGTTTTGTTAAACCGGGAATGCCCGTCAAAGTTAAGTTAGACGCTTATCCCTATCAAGATTATGGTGTGATTCCGGGTCAAGTCACAGAAATTTCTGCTGATGCCAAATCTGATGAAAAATTAGGTGAATTTTATCGGGTGGAAGTGAAACTCGAACGAGATCATGTGATGGAAAATCAAAAAGTTGTTCCCTTTAAACCTGGACAAACCGTTACGGCTGACATTATTATTCGCCGTCGTCGCATTATCGATGTCTTGCTTGATCCCATCAAGCAAATGCAAAAAGATGGAATCAATCTTTAAATTTTGGGTATTTTTCCACTGTTGTTTTTTCCCTTTTAAAACATCTTATTTTAGGATCGTGTTTTCTCATGTCTCAATCAGTGTATAACCAACAAACCAAAACGATGACAGAACAGCAATTTGAGAAAATTGTTGATGCCATTCTGGCAGGTAAATATTCCTGGGCTTGTGTGTTGAT
It encodes:
- a CDS encoding HlyD family efflux transporter periplasmic adaptor subunit; the encoded protein is MLEKYSKGQQETVKFLNKNPEGLSAAQPASSPGESGVTQDATLIYGGVSSPTIPMTSPPSISFPKPSTDERARDWSLPVNSLLDQPPATLPQWLILSGMAFCLVFGTWAWFGTIEEVGKAQGKLVPEGETYKIQPIELGKVTQISVKEGQTVQAGQLLVELDTELAQKEIERLQQAITAYYLEFSQKQTLQERIQLEAKTAEAISAAELQAQQAVIANTKEKIATIRQLLAQQQTEAVAYQSRQRDLQPLSSTAQEKLSQLQAEKIAHQERIARLLPLQEEGAVSQDYIFQAEQALRETEQRITSSQLQEVTSANEQMFQANQAMRDLQSHVTENRGELLTAYQGVQQAQAELTGKKAEAQRAQLEASQRIQQLAVEITQLQGKIAESKNLLVAAQAKLKYRYLRAPVSGTVLSLNLKNAGQVLEAGQTVAEIAPEGTPLVVSAVLPTQEAGFVKPGMPVKVKLDAYPYQDYGVIPGQVTEISADAKSDEKLGEFYRVEVKLERDHVMENQKVVPFKPGQTVTADIIIRRRRIIDVLLDPIKQMQKDGINL